The following coding sequences lie in one Mustelus asterias chromosome 6, sMusAst1.hap1.1, whole genome shotgun sequence genomic window:
- the gas1a gene encoding growth arrest-specific protein 1a, translated as MASLAGLIRIGSHLLVCLLFLLSSSGALARRICWQAIVQCQVEPDCNFAYEQYMEACRSVLSLETRRCPSHCLSALIHLNHTQNGPMLENCDCVQDELCKRTKRAIEPCLPRTRNRDGVMGCTEARLQCETEPQCNNAMRRYLQNCGKLFNGIKCTDQCREVIESMLVIPKALLLKECVCDGADRPICEAIKDNMARLCFFGPEHSSGSSGSDMEPDEYWEYEEDQRDNVISYDDENRDTYRYAPSASVSSSIPLPNVLTLMASILLLLPVTRL; from the coding sequence ATGGCAAGTCTCGCTGGCCTGATCCGAATCGGGAGCCACCTTCTCGTCTGTTTACTGTTCCTTTTGAGCAGTTCTGGAGCGCTGGCCCGGCGGATCTGCTGGCAAGCCATCGTGCAGTGCCAGGTCGAGCCCGACTGCAACTTCGCGTACGAGCAGTACATGGAGGCTTGCAGATCCGTCTTGAGCCTGGAGACCAGGCGGTGCCCCAGCCACTGCCTCTCGGCTCTCATCCACCTCAACCACACGCAGAACGGGCCCATGCTGGAGAACTGCGACTGCGTCCAGGACGAGCTGTGCAAGCGGACCAAGCGGGCCATCGAGCCCTGCCTGCCCAGGACCCGCAACCGGGACGGGGTGATGGGCTGCACCGAAGCCCGCCTGCAGTGCGAGACCGAGCCCCAGTGCAACAACGCCATGCGCCGCTACCTCCAGAACTGCGGGAAACTTTTCAACGGCATCAAGTGCACGGATCAGTGCCGGGAGGTGATCGAGAGCATGCTGGTGATCCCCAAAGCCTTGCTGCTGAAGGAATGTGTCTGCGACGGAGCCGACCGACCCATCTGCGAGGCCATCAAAGACAACATGGCCAGGCTGTGCTTCTTTGGACCTGAGCATAGCTCTGGCAGCAGCGGCTCGGACATGGAGCCGGATGAGTACTGGGAATATGAAGAAGATCAGAGAGACAACGTTATCAGTTATGATGATGAGAATAGAGACACATACAGGTACGCTCCAAGCGCCAGCGTCTCCTCCAGCATCCCACTGCCTAATGTTTTGACTTTGATGGCATCCATTTTACTACTACTACCAGTCACCCGGTTATAA